TCGCATGATTCCGGTTTGCGGTTTCAGATCACCCACCCGCATCCCCGTATCTCCCCCGATGGCCGCAGCATTATCTTCACCTCTGACCGCACCAGCTACGGCAACCTATACCGCGTACCGGTTCCGCCCTTCGAGGAGCTGGAGGAGTACGTTCAGCCCTAAGCGAGCGGGGGGCATCCCATGCAGCGATATAGGCGTGGGCCATGACTGCCCTGCCAATTGTCAGCATCGGGCCAGCTTATTCTGGGAATAACCCTACGCATCTGCCTGTTGGGTAAATCGCTGGAGGTGCCATCATAGAGTGGCTCATCACACGGCTTTGCAGAGAATGTGCGAATGCCGATATCCCACTTGACGAGTGCCCGGTGAGAGCTAGTATGCGCCCCAGATTGGCAAATGTCACTCGCGTGAACGACCGGCCCTCTGCGCCACGTTACGCCATGTTTCGCCAGCATGCCGGGTTAGCTCAGTTGGTAGAGCAACTGATTTGTAATCAGTAGGTCGTCGGTTCGACTCCGTCCCCCGGCTCCACTTTTCTCAAGCGGTTTTCGCTGATAAGCAGGGGCTTACGAGATGTTTGGGTATATGGGCCGAGTCTCATCCAGTCTCAATAAATTTCGCCCAGTCTCGAAAAACCCCCTGTTTTTGGGCAACTATTTGGGCAACTATTTTTGAGCTTTTCAGACCTGTTTCGGACGGATAGTCCTCATGGTAGTAATCCTGCCCGATGAGCGCTGCCCCGAAGTACGATCCCAACAACGAGATTTTTGTCCGACGTGAGGACTTTGACCGTGTCTTTTTGAAGGCCATCCCCAAGGCGACATTCCACCGCTGGGTCAGTGAAGGTAAGATCAAGAAGGCCCGGGACCTGGAGGGGTGGTACCTGCTGAACAAAACGCTCGTACACCAAGGGATGGAGCCAGTGGACGTCGAGGAGTTCCGACAGGAGCGGCAGGAGGTGCCCCAGGGCCTAAAGAACAGCCAGTTACTTTACATCGCCGTCCTGCAATCCGACGCCGCCTTCGAGATATTATCCCCACCGCGTTTTAAACTTCCCGGCACACTGACCCCGGAAGAGGTCGGCAAAATCCAAATCCTGAAGGCCGAACACCTGAAGGTCATGGACCTTTACACGGAACGGTCCGAGCGCATCATCTACCGGCATGGTTTCCTGGATGCCCTGGATGCGGCAGCTTTCGTTGATCGAGAATAAGTGGTAGGGGCTTGGGATGCGTCCCTAGGATATCTTCAGATATAATCCATGGCTATCATCATGGGATGGCCTTCATGCTGTGGCATCTGGGCGGTACTTCGGCTCCGAACTCTGCATGGTTGCTTAGGGCTTGTGCTGGAAACCCAGAACACAGCAGCGTCACCTGTCGTATCCATTTTGAGTAATGCTTTGCTCTATAGTTAGAACATAATGTGTATTGTCTCAGGTGAGCTGTTTTCGTAAATGATGGTGCCGTAGATGTGGTAATGAATACCCCAACATCCAGGCCGGATGACGATGCTTGTGCTGTCTATTGAAAACAGGGCAAGGCAAGTATTACTTGCGCACAGACGCTTTCCCATAAAATCAAACCCTAAGACCATACTATCAATGAAGAACAAAGCCCTAACCCTTGCACTGTTTTCCTGTGTTGTTTGCACCGCTGGCTTCGGCCAATGGACGTCCCAGCTCTCCGACAACTTCGACAGCTACAGCTTCGGAGATCAGCCGGGTGGCTACTGGTACAACTCCAGCGCCACGACGGATACTGGCGCAAACTCCCTCGTGACCAATCAGGACGGGGGTACCAGCTCCACCAATGTGACGCTGCCAGCCAATAACCTCGGAGGCGGCAATGCCCTCTATTTCTTTGACACTTCTGGCGGGGCTACGCGTGCGGCGATGAATGTCAGCTCCACAGGTAGCAACTTTGATGTCGTGCGGGTAAGCTTCGACTTCAGCCTTCCGACCATTGTCAGTGGTACATCGACCTTTGGTGTAATCACGCTGACCAGCGCTGATAACACTAATTTTTCCAGCAGTAGCGACCGGGCTGTCTCGATCAGTGTGAAAAACGATGGCCAACTGGTCTGGAGTGGCGGCAGCCATACGCTGAGTAACCCGAGCAGTGCGCATTCGCTCTCGATCGTGGCCAATGGTACGGACGCCGACTATTCCTATGCTGCTCTTGATGGTAGCGGGACGAGCACCATCTCCAGCTACAGCTTCGACCTTTACGTCGACGATGCGCTGATCAAAACATCTATCGCATTCTCTACCGATTCGGTTGAGCTGGGACGCTTTGGGTTTACGACATTTGGCGGGGCACAGGGAGACTTCATGATTGATAACCTGGAGATGTACTCTGCCGCAATCCCCGAGGCCTCCACCATGATGCTGCTCGCGCTGAGTCTGGGGGTGCTCCCGATGGCGTTGCGCTATCGGGCCCGCCGGAAGTCGCGTACGAATTAGTAAAATCATTGGGGATATACTGAGGTGTAGGCGCTCCCGTGCCAGGAGTACCTGCACCTGATGAAGGGGACATCCGTAAAGTCTCTGTTGTGGTTGTGTGCCCGCGTGTGAGGATTATTGGGTTTTTCCTCACCCGGGCACGCGAGGGTTGAGAAGACTTTCAGGACGAAATAACCTCGATCGCATAGATGCGCCTGCGTTGCTGCAGGTTAGCCTCTTTGTACTTTATTGTTCGCGTATCGGGCGAAGAAAACTCATTTTGCGCGAAGAGTGAAACGCGTTACCCTTAAGGATGTCGCCCAGGAGGCGGGGCTTCATGTCACCTCGGTGTCCATGGCCATGCGGAACCATCCGCGTATCTCATCGGCCACTCGGGAGCGGGTTCAGGCGATTGCCAAGCGTATGGGCTATTGTCCGGATCCGGTTTTGTCTGCACTGAATGCCTATCGCCATAGTAAGCAGCGGCCCGCCTATCAGGCGACGCTGGCCTGGATCAACGACGGACCCCACCGGCCAGAGAATGAAATGCCGTGGTGGTACAGCGATTACTTTGTCAGTGCGCAGGAGCGTGCCCAGGAGCTGGGCTACAAGCTTGAGGAGTACTGTATCCCGGACCTGAAGATGGACGGCGTCGGCATCTCCCGTATGCTGAGCAGCCGGAACATTCCGGGGATCATTATTGCTCCCCTGCCACTGGGGCGCACGCATACCATCGACCTGAAGTGGGACCGTTTCTCTGCGCTCGCTATCGGGTACTCCCTGATCCGTCCACGCCTGCATGTTGTGACTAATCACCACTACCTGACGATGCAGGAGGTCATTACAAAGCTGCGTTCCCTGGGCTATGAGCGTGTGAGCCTCGTTTGCTGTCACGATAATGATCGCCGGGTCAACTACGCCTATACGGCCATGCACTGGGTGGATTATTATCAGCAGCCGACTTCACGCCGAGTGCCGCCCTTGATGTTCAAAGAGGCGTTGCCCACGCAAGAGAAGCTTTTGCGTTGGTATGAACGCTATAAGCCCACTGCTGTGATCTGCAATGACCAGAAGATTACCCAGATGTTTGTCGATCTCGGCATTATGCCAGGGCGGGACATTGCTGTTGCCAGTGCGCGTGCGAGTAATCCGCCTGGCGAGCGGGTCCATGCCGGAATGGATCAGAACGGCCATTCCATCGGTTCGCTGTCTGTGGATATTTTGGTTGGGATGATGCAGCGTAACGAGCGCGGTATCCCTGCTGTGCCAAATGTGACGATGGTAAACAGTCAGTGGGTCTCTGGCTGGACTGTGAAGGAAGATTGATTCTCCTGTCCCTGGCAGTGCGTGCAATGCGTAGCTATTGGGAGCATATGTCTCCTTGTTGCTCTATAGATAGAACTATGGAGTGTTTGCTGGGGTTGATGACCGGAGACATATTGAATGCATGCTTAGTACCCGTCGTTACCCCCTGTGGCGAGGATTCACCCTGATTGAGCTTTTGGCAGTTATCGCTATTATGGCGGTCTTGATGGCGATTCTCATCCCGATGGGCCGCAGTGTGCGCGCAGCAGCCGATGATGCGGGATGCGCTTC
This genomic interval from Ruficoccus sp. ZRK36 contains the following:
- a CDS encoding LacI family DNA-binding transcriptional regulator gives rise to the protein MKRVTLKDVAQEAGLHVTSVSMAMRNHPRISSATRERVQAIAKRMGYCPDPVLSALNAYRHSKQRPAYQATLAWINDGPHRPENEMPWWYSDYFVSAQERAQELGYKLEEYCIPDLKMDGVGISRMLSSRNIPGIIIAPLPLGRTHTIDLKWDRFSALAIGYSLIRPRLHVVTNHHYLTMQEVITKLRSLGYERVSLVCCHDNDRRVNYAYTAMHWVDYYQQPTSRRVPPLMFKEALPTQEKLLRWYERYKPTAVICNDQKITQMFVDLGIMPGRDIAVASARASNPPGERVHAGMDQNGHSIGSLSVDILVGMMQRNERGIPAVPNVTMVNSQWVSGWTVKED